ATATTAAGGTAAAGCCCAAATAATATTTTTATCTTTAGATTTAGTGAGGAAGTAGTGTGGCAAGTGTACTTCTAATCGCCAGTATTGCAATGGCTTCGGCAGACAAAATTATATATATATAATAATTCAATATCTGCCTTTTCACTTTGTGGGCAAATGAAAAAAATTATATTAATTGCAAAATTAATAGTTATACTTTAGTATAACTATTTTATAATATAATTCATATATCGTTGACTTATAAAATCCCAGTAAATACTTTAAAAACAAGATTAACCCTAAGTAGCTTTAAGTTAATTAAAGATATAGATTACAGAATAATGAAAAAAGGGCAATCAATAATTTTTACTCATATAGGGGTAGAGCCAACATTTCCGACAAAACCCACGCTAAGACATAAAATGGATATAAAACGCGACTTTTGCCCACGTTAAACAAATAATATTTAAATATAAGTACCATAAAGGTTATATTAGCGTTGTTTTGATACTTTGTTTTTGGTAATAGTTTTGGAACTGAAAATCATGTATAAAGTGACTATTTCTAAGGCTTATATTTAAGTACCTAAAACGAAGGTTTATGGTACTATATTCCTTAACGTGGGTTTTGTCGGTTTCGTTGGCTCTACCCCTTATTGAAGATTATTTTGAAATACGACATAAAACCACCGTTAATTCATTAGAATAATACGGTGGTTTTATTAATTATTCATAATTATTAACTGTAATGCTTATATAAGAAGTCCGAAGTAACCTTTAACTTTAATGTGTTGGAGAAAGGCTTATAGTTTCTGCTTCCGTTGATACAACTTTTATATTTAAAATAACAGGCTGAAATTTAGCGATCTCTTTTGTTGTTGTAAATCCTTTTTTATCAAAAACTATTTTTCCAGTAATAGCAATCGCTTTATTGGGTTGTATCTCTTTATTTACAGTAACAACCATATTCTTGCTTAATATCTTATTTTTTAATTTTTCGTTAACTAATGGTTGAACGGACTGTATAAAAATTTTTTTATCACTTCGATTAGTTAGGTTAATTGCATAATTAAGCTTACCATCGGTTATCCTAATAGATGAAGAAAGGCTTACGAACCTACTCACTGTCTGATTTTGAACTGCCTTTGTCTGATTTTGAACCGTTATGATATTAATAACCCCTACTAAAAGCACCAAAACCCCTACAATAAAAGTCGCTGTCATTAAATTTGATTTTTTTAACATAGCTAATTCACCTCCAAAATATATGAGTTAAGACCTAACAAAATTATATAAACTCGGCTTAAATCTATACAAATTATATCATACTTTTATATAACTATACTCCTAAAATGATACATATTTTTGTTGTATTTATATTATACTCGTGGTGGAGCCAACGGAACCGACAAAACCCACGTTAAGGAATATATTTCCATAAACCTTCGTTTTAGGTACTTAAATATAAGCCTTAGAAATAGTCACTTTATACGTGATTTTCAGTTCCAAAACTATTACCAAATACAAAGTATCAAAACAACTCTAACATAACCTTTATGGTACTTATTTTTAAATATCATTTGCTTAACGTAGGAAAAATCACGTTTTGTATCCATTTTATGTATTAAAGTGGTTTTTGTCGAAAATGTTGGCGCTACCCCATAGCCATCAAGCTAAGAACACTCTATAAAAATAAAGCCCCCCATTGTAAAATGTTATTATTAGAGAGACAATAAAACGACACCGTGGGGGAATTATATATGACAGAAGGAAAAAAATTAAAACTTGATAGAGATATAAAGCTTTTTGCAGATGAACTTAAACTCTGTTTTTCAAAAGAAGAGATTGAAGAAGTTGCGAGAGAGACAGGTTTTGTAAAAAGAAAAAGTAAAACTAGCGCATGGGAATTTGTTTGTTTATGCTGCTTTATGGATGTAGAGGTTGCGAATAATACACTTGTTACCTTATGCACAAAACTTAGTGAAAAAACAGGCATACTCGTATCCAATCAGGCATTAGACCAACGTTTAAATGAAAGATGCGTAAAGTTTCTGAAGAAGATTTTCGAAAAATTATTACGCCAAACAATCACAAATAGGGGTATCGTCAGCGAAAATGATATTTCGTACGTTAAGGGAAAGGTAATTGCAAAAATGTAATTACCTTTCCCTTATTGAATTTATAGATCTAACTATTTTTATGAATTTGAAATTTAAAATCCCTATGTACGAATGTAATCTTTTAAGTAAAACCTTACATTCGTAAAAACAGCATAAAGCATTGATACATAAAGGCTTATAGTAGATTAAACTAAAGTCTTTTTTCTTATTGTATATTTGAATGTATTGTTTTATCTGATATATTACAAATATAGTACATTGATTTTGTGACCTCTGGGACACTTTTTAGGAGTGAGTTTATGATAATAATAACCACTCACTTGATGTGAAAATATTGATTTTTTTAGGACATTATAAATTTAATTTAAATTGAAATGGGCATTTAGAAGCTTATTATTGTTAAACTAAGCACTTTACAACCTATATTGTTACATTTATGGGGCTATGTTTTTCTTAACGTACGAAATATCATTTTTGTGTATGCTACCCCTTATTTAACTTTTCAATTTCTAAATTCTTTTTAGCAACTTCTACATCATACTTATCTTTTGTTTGCTCGTGTAAAGCCTTTCCTTGTGCTTTTAATGCCTTTTCCTGGTCTGCTTTAGCTTGTTCTATCTGCTTACTAACGTTCAATTCTCAATTATTTAGGGAACCCTATGTCGTTTTAAGAGTAACTAATGGAACGGTTGAAAACTCTACGAGCAAACTTTAGTTTGGTCAGCAAGCTGATTTTTCAACATTATATAGGGGGTGGCAGCAGACTGCATTTCTAACAAACTAAAACTAAATTAGAGAAGCTTGGATTATAATAACGGATAAATTCACTTCAGTAAAAAGTTTGTGGGCAATAATGCATAAAAGATGGAATATAGAAAACAATGCCTTTCATCAGTTAAAAACAGAATGGCATTTAGATCATTGTTTCCTTAATGGCCCTACGGGCGTAGAAACGGTTTTAATGTTTATAATAATAGCATTTAATTTGATGCAATTATATTTTTCAAAGTGTATAAGAAGTTTTAGAAAGAAGCGTATGCTTCAAATAGACATTATTGAAGATATAAGAGATGAAAATTTTATTATAGAAAATAGTTGGGGGTAGGGGGATTTACCGCTATTTTTAAGACTTAACAGTCTGCATAATTCCCACTTATTCAAGGAAATTTGCTGCTAAACTTCTTTTATGTTAATTGTTGTATTGACCTTTATTAATTAATATGTTAAAGTTTAAACGGAATCAAATTATTGATTAATATGTAAAATTTTATATAAAGGTGGAATAATTATGAAATGTTTTTTTAGAAAATTAAGTATCTTAGTAGTATCATTCTCTTTGATTTCTACAAATGTAATATTTGCTACAACTACAACCCAACCTGAACAAAATTTAATTTCTAAAAATGTAAAATCTGCTACAACTACAACCCAACCTGAACAAAAATTAAAATCTAAAGGATTTAAAGAAGTGACTTCAATTGAGTGGAATGAAGCTACCTCTAAAACAGATGCTCTTCCAAAAAACAAAACCAAAGATGGATTGGATATATCTAAAGGAAAAACTATAATACAGAATAATGGAAACCCAATAAAAACAAATATGTTATCTAAAAAAGACGGAAATGAATTATTTGCTGTAACCACTGATATTAAAAATGGTATTAGTTACAAAACATATTATTTTGCAAATACTGAAAGTATTGATATGAATGATGTTTTGAAAAAGATAGACGATGCCAGTGAAACGATATCACCAGAATCAGCATCATTATTAGCAAGTACCCCAGTTGGTACTGGTTCGCTTGTACATATTTTCAATTATTCAAATTATGCAATTGTTTCAGGTGTTAAAAGAGTGATTAGTACCCTTACAGAAAATATTGAATTTACTAGAAAATCAGATAATACTATGATCTCCACTACTGCTGACACTGCTAAAGTAGGATCTATTTGGGATATAACAGCAACTAGTCAGCTAGCAATTGTGTATAGCCCTCTCAATATAGCTAGCCTATCAACAAATTTAAATGTTAACTGGTCTAATGAAAACCTTCTTTCTTATAGTCCAAAAGTAACATCTGGTACTGTTTCTATTGGTTTAGCTGGTATATTACCAACTTTTAATTATGCATTTCCCTCTGGTCCATTTAACATTATTGACAGAAGTAGTACAGCTAATAAATATGGTGATTGGCTGTTTACCTCTAAGCTTTATCCAAAGGTTTTTAATACAAAGCCAGCCGTTAGGGTAACTAACACTTCTGGTAATTTAGCATTAAGTTTTAAACATACAATTACTATACAAAATGGTCCATCTTTTTCTTCAGGAGCAATGACCGTATACGTTCCAGACAGAAATAAGTAACTAAATAAAAATAAATGGAAAGATAGTTGAGAATATATATTCTCAACTATCTTTCCATTTATAAGGCACTATCCCTAAACAATATAAAGTATTAGCATTAGCAAC
This is a stretch of genomic DNA from Clostridium estertheticum subsp. estertheticum. It encodes these proteins:
- a CDS encoding transposase — encoded protein: MTDKFTSVKSLWAIMHKRWNIENNAFHQLKTEWHLDHCFLNGPTGVETVLMFIIIAFNLMQLYFSKCIRSFRKKRMLQIDIIEDIRDENFIIENSWG